ACTCCTGCTGCACATCTGGTGTGGGCCTGCTCCTGGAGAGTATGACAATATACTCGCCCCCTCTTTGCGAGATGAACTTGACGGTTTCAAAGCCCAGACCAGAAAGACCACCCGCCACTACGTACACTGCTCTCCtctggaaaagttttttttttgttggcagCAGTGGAATCTCAGACACTGCACCGCTGACATCTTTTTCCAGAGACACTACAGCCAGTTTCTCTGAGTTGAAGTACGATTCCGGTTCCTCAAAATGAAGGCTCTTGATGCTGTCAGATTTCACACCCTGAAAGGTGAAGCTTTTAAGGGCAAATTTCGTGCTCAAGTTCAAGGACTTGAGCCAGTGATGAATGTGTGGCCTTTGTGCTCTCAAGGATCCTTTTTGCAAAATGACTGGCATCTGAATTGTCTGCACGTGAACACTCTCCTTTACACTGTGGAGCACATCCTGAGCAAGCGAGCCCTGTGCCTGAGATTCACAGACGATGACAACATGTTGGACGCCTGGAAAATCGCAAATTTTGCCAAACAGAGATTCATCAAATGGAGGCAGGACGACAAATGCGTCAATTTGATTGACATCTACAAAAGACCCATTGCACTGTGTTCCAACAACCACATTCCAGCCTGATTTGCAAGATGTAAGCGTCAAGACTTTTGTCAGAGCAGAGTTGGGGACAGAGGATATGATTCCTAGATGATGTTTGGCTTTGGGCAAAGCTCGATGCAGGATTTCCCACGCCAGCACAAAGTAGGAAACACAGGGTGTTCTGTGAAGGAATGAGAATCGTTTGGTGCTGTAGCACACGTCCTCCGGTACTCTGACCCTGTTGGCTGCCACTACAGGATAACAGGAAGCAATGTGATCCCCCACTTTGAGTTTCTTGACATCTTTTCCCACAGCTGTGACAGTACCACTGAAATCAAGAGCCAGCAGCTTGTGATTCTGTGACGAGTGTTTGTTCCAGTACAGCGTCTGGCCAAATGTCAGGTGTGAAGCACTGACAGGGAAGTAATCAGATGAATGAACGCATATCTTACTGGGCCGGATTTCAACGTATGCGTTACTGATTGGCTGGGCCCCTTCATCAAAGAGAATGGCACTCACTTGAGTAATCTTATGTGCATCGGCTGTCTGAAGGATGCAGGGCTCAGGCATTGTAGAGGTAAAACTGCCCCCTGAACTGTCAGTGATTTTGGGTGGAGTACGGACAATGGAAGGTTTCAAAATCAGTCCATCTTTCACCACCAACTCTGGGTACTTGTTGCAAGGGCACGATTGTAGGACTTGAGACAGAGCTGCAATGTCCTTGGCAGAGACAGTGCCTATATCAATCAGCTGAAATGAAAGATCTGGTATCTCTGCAGCAAATGATCTCGTCATACCAGCAAGAGCAAAACCTGGACTTATGTAGTCTAAAGTGATGTCAGAGGAACAGTAGGTTACTGCTCTGATGGAGTGTGGGAAGTGAATTTGCTTGAGCTCAAGGACTATCTGGCGGAAGATCTCACAGCAGTTTACCAAATTCTGCAGGACGACATCGGCTGCCAGCGAAGTCAGGTTTTCTTTGCCCCACAAAAACAAGACCTCATCAAAGTTTTTCCCGATATCTGTGATATCAAGTTTTGCCAATAGAGAGGGGAAGCCATGGCTCAAGATATCTTTTGCAtgtgtgaatgaaatgtaaCGAGATCTCGAGTCCAAATATTGTTGCAGGCCTTTAGAGATCCCAATACGATCAAAGAACACCAAGGCTTTAGGAGGAGGAGCATATGTGATACTCTCAGGTACGACACTGAAAGCATTGTGGTAGAAGTACTCCTCAACCACATGAGAGTGACTGCCGAGATACTTCATTATCACATGCTTAACTTCAACCAACACTCTGCCCTCTCTATCTGCAAAGCATCCACAAACCTCAAAGTGATCAGTGCCCACATCAGTCGCTCTCAGATAGACAATCATCTCCTCTTGCAAAGGTTCAAACACTGTCAAACTTCCTATTTTGGCAGGAAAGCCCGGCCTACCATCAAAAATGTGCTCCACTGTAACCGGGAGAAGCTGCATCAGAAAATCCAACACAACAGGATGAATGCAGTAGTCATGCAACTGAGGCCGCAGCTCCTCCGGAACCGAGACGACTGCAAAAGCCTCCTTGAGATGTTCTCCATAGTGCACAGTCGCCTTATTCTGGAAGACGTCTCCATACTGGAAGCCTCCTTGAGACAGATACCCGTAGAACTCCTGAAAGCTCACGACAGATTTGCATCTTTTGTAGATGGAGCTCAGTGAAATATGCTGCTCGTCAATCAGCCTCTCTCTTTTGGAAACGACTGTGCCTGATGCGTACATCGCAGATGGGGAGAATACCCTGAAACtggtttctttctctgtttgttccAGTTGCACCTTCACTTCAGGCGAATTCGGGGTTAAAACACATGGACTGTGAAAATTGACAACGAGCTGTAGTGAGTTGAGCGGTACCTTTGGTTTGGCCGTGGCCATGACTGCGGCTAAGCCCAGCTCCGCATAGAAGGCGCCGGGGATGATGGgtatattgttgtgtttgtgctctctcAGGTAGAAACAAGAGTCCGACATCAGATCACAGCTGAAAATGTtgctttcacttcctgtctgacagaGCACAGGATGATTGCTcgctgtgtttttctgtgctgcGCCGATGATAACATCTCTGTCTGAGCAGTCAAACTTGTATTTCGGGAAAGGCAGTGGCATTGTCTTGTATCCTCTGTAGAAGGTGTTCCAATCTACCTGAACACCCAGTTCGAACAACTTCGACACGACAGAAGTCATTGTTTCATGATCTTTCTCTGGCTGCACCGAGGCCAGAACAGCTGTGTTGTTACCCAGAGTTTCCATGATGTTTCTCTGCAGCGCCCTTCTTGGCCCAATCTCCACAAAGACCGTATTCTTCATTCCTTTAGCTGCCGACCTCACCGCCTGCTCAAACGCCACTGGTTTGCGAATGTTTCCTGCCCAGTATTCACCTGTGCAGAAATCCTCCTGCTCGATTTCCTTGCCTGTCACTGTTGAGAACAACTCTGTGTCGAGATCGTTCACCTGTAAGGAGCCAAGTGTTTCCTCGATTTCTGGCAGAATCGCATCCATCATGTGGCTGTGGTAAGCAGCGGGGACATCCAGCACACGGAGGAACAGGTTCTGACTGTTGGCTGAGGTGCTTAGCTCCTCGTGGAGGCTCTTGATTGCGTCTGCGTCACCTGAGAGGGTGCAAGACTGCGGGCTGTTGAACGCAGCGAGGCAGGCTCTACCAGAGTAGCGAGGGAGAAGAGCGGTTACCTCTGAAACCGCCATGTTGCCGATCACGAGCATTTTCCCCCCGGTGACTTTGCTCTGGAGGGTGCTGCGGACATGGATGACTTTCACTGCATCCTCAAGAGAGAGGAGGCCCGAGCAGTGAGCGGCCGCAACCTCTCCCACAGAGTGTCCGAGTATTGCGTCAGGCTTGACACCCCATCGCCTGAGTAGCGTGGTAATGCCAACCTGGATGGCGAAGAGTAAAGGTTGGACAACCTCTGGGTTCTTGAAGTCAGCGCTCTCAGACTCGCTCTCGAGTGTCTCCAGGATGTTCAGTGCGCTCAGCCTTTGGAAAAGCTGCGCAGTCTCTTTGATTTTATCTCTGAACACAGGCTCGTGTTGTAGTAGCTGCTTGCACATGCCATGGTAAGTAACGCCGTTTCCacagaacacaaacactaaTCTCGGATCTGACTGGGATGGGCTGACATTTTTGCTCAGAGCAACTCTTATCTTCTCTTTAAGATCGACCACAGATGACACCGTGACGGCCtttctgtatttatgttttagaTGGCTTCTTCTGCAAGCTGATGTGTACAGCAGAGAGTCTAGATCAATTCCACTGTCTGTCTCGAGCTGTTTAACGGTGTCTTCCATCATCAGGGAGAGAGATTTTGTTGAATTTGCCGACATGACGAAGTACTTTGGTTGTGTCTCATTGTTCTTTTGCCTTGTGGGCGACTGTTTGTACTGTTTGACAATAGCATGCGCATTCGTTCCCCCAAAGCCAAAGTTGTTCACCCCTGCGATTCTTGCACCGGAGGCTTCCCACTTTTCCGCTTCCTTGGGAACCTTGATGTTGAGGGCTTTGGCATCGACACTGGCAGTTTCCTCAGAGTAGAAAACAGTGGGAACAATGGTCTCGTGCTTCATCATTAGCAGAACCTTAATGAGCCCGGCCACCCCAGCTGCAGATTCTGTATGTCCGATGTTGCTTTTCACAGAGCCGATCCGCAGTGCTTCTGAACCAGGAGCTCTGGCTTTAGCGATTACGTTGGAGATGCTCCCTGCCTCCGTTGGGTCTCCGACTGGGGTTCCAGTCCCATGTGCCTCTATGTACTGAACGTCTGCAAGGTCAGACTCGGAGTAGATTCTTCGCAGCAGCTCCTCTTGTTGCGTCATGGAGGGTTTGGTGATTGGAGTGACCATGTGTCCGTCTTGGTTGACCGCTGTTTTGCTGACGATACCCCAGATATGGTCATGATCTTGTATTGCCTGTAAAGAAACAACCAGTTTAGTCCTGATTCAAATTGTGTATAAATATGTTCTGAACTTCTACAAGAGACACAGGGTTAACTAATAACATTTATGGGTGCTATTCAGACTTgttaatatttaaaagaaataaaatgtttatttatactGAGTGAGTCAGTTATTAATTGATGTTGCTCTTATATCTGATATGGTCtgatgttaataaaaaaaaagtaaggatggaaattgtcacatttattttgacctttttcaGAGGCTTGAGGAGAACAACCCCGCAGCCTTCCCCTCGACCGTAGCCATTTGCTCTGTTGGAGAAAGGTTTGCTGGTCCCTTCGGGTGAGATCATCTTGGCCTTGCTGAGAGCAACAAACACTCTGGGCTCAATGATACAGTTGACTCCTCCGCAAACAGCCATATCGCAGTCACCTGATAagatcaaaaacattttattatcgCACACAATAATATTTTAATGCCCTTTTTAACACGGATCCttgtcataaaaattacaatcCTGAGGTATGAATTTCCATTAGAGTTACGATTACACATTACTCTCCAAAGTGCTATTGCCATCAGTTACACATGTACTACAGACGGACCTTGTTTAATGGATTGGCAGGCGAGATGAAGAGCCACGAGGGAGGATGAGCAGGCACAGTCTATGGACATCGAGGGCCCAGTAAAGTTGAAAATGTACGAGACTCTGTTTGCTGCTATACTCATGGCGAGCCCGGTGCCAGTCCAGTGGTTGATCACACTTGGgtgcacatgtgcagcatttgTTTCATAATCTCTGTTCATGAGGcctatataaatataaaggaAAACATGTTGGATCACTCTTTAGTATTTAGAAATTTGGGAATGGGTGATTTagtcagtttaaaaaaaaattggatggaaagaaagaaaaaatattaatgcagaaaataatTATATCTTTAGTCATGACAAGCCGGTATGTTTTTACTGTCTCACCGAAAAACACTCCTGTCCGGGTCCCACTGGCCTTCTCCATAGGAATCCCAGCATCCTCCAAAgatctgtaaacacactgaaggAGCTGCTTTTGTTGAGGGTCCATTTGTTccacttcactgtcactgatgCCGAAGAACTTGTGGTCAAATTCATTGAACCTGAAAGCAATTGATCAAAACTGCTGGGATCAATTTAAGTTTTtgataaatatgtttatttctctccatgtatatttattcatttaattcttTTATACTTTAAAGTAAAATCTATTTTATGTGAGAGACTTAAAATATGAAGAAGGAGCTTTCCAAACACCTCTTGCTTGGTTTGAGTAAATATCAAAGTCTGAAGTTTTGGATGTGAGGAAACTAAAACACTTCTATCAGGAGTTACACTGCTTTTCTTAGATTTTATATATTAGTGTGTTTGGTTTAAAGACCGTCCATATATATGTATCCCCACACCTGTTGGTAATCTTCAATCAGTGACATTCAACGAGCTATGCACACCTGAGTTCATCACAATCACTTAACACTTGGAAAAGTCAAGCgaataaatcaacatttctCATTAACTCAGTGTAAAGAGCATATAAAGTCACGGCTACcaagaaatgcaaaaataaataatatacacacaaacaacatacaaacaacattaaaatataatttattatctATTGCATGTTTACAAAACACAGGTTTATCTAGATGGGTTCTATAGTAAGACTGAAATACCGTACCCATCAATGAGAGCAGCCTTGGCTGTGCGGGATTTACCCGCTTTGTTGTCGTCAGGGTCATACCAGCCGGCCAGGTCAAACCTCTCTTTAGGAATCGGCACAGAACAGTTTCTTCCATCCACAAGAACCTTCCAGAAATTGTCAAGCCCTTCTCCTGTTTGGAaacacaggaagcagaaaagCGAGCTGTTTGTATTCAGCATTTTGTAGTTACCTGATTTCATATATACAAGTTAcgttgaaaagaagaaaaacaaacagctcccAAATCTCGTGGCTTACCCCCAGGAAAGTTGCATCCAATGCCCACCACTGCAATGCCGTCTTCAGCTTCCTCCATCCTGACTGTACATCACtaagacagaaaatcaaaaacCTTTACTGCACCATCATGTCAAtatccctcctctttctccatttctctttcaCATCCAGAAACTAATGTGGTTAGTATTTCTGTAAGACTTGCGTAATTAGTCCAGTTTAGTCATGCACCACATCATCCTTACATCCATACCGTTTGCCGTTTCCCCCGGTGATGCTATCGCTGTCGGACCTGCAGCTGATTCTTATAGCCAGTCTCTTTTCTCTATTAAACATTAATGATTGATTGTATACGTGGCCATGGAGATGAAGGACCTCAGTGAACACATTTATGGTGCCTTGCAAATGATTAGACTAAGTTTAATGAGTAAATCAATATGTTATACAACAAAGAGGTGACTCTAGGTCTCATCTCATCGAAGCTTATCAGAGTTTTCCACAACTgacaatcaaccaatcaataaAGGACATTCGGTTTTGAATTATTCTTTTGGTTTCAAATTAAACCTTTTCATTGCTTTCCTCTTAAATTTGATAAATTCAATAATAAAATTTTACCAAACTTTATGTCAAGTAATAGCAAATATTAAGAAATAGGCGATGTAGTCAACAATGTTATCAATACTCCAATACCTtacataatatatacaatacacaCTGTGGAAGAGGGTGTCCTTAGTTGATATTAactttatgttgttgattaggtcaaggtcaaggtagATGTGGAAAATGTTACCGAAACAAACTGGaacaaagaagcagaaaaactttttaaaagcttttagttttttaatcACAGTCTTTAGATGATTTAAAACATCCAATAACcctcagcttctttttttacacacaatccaataaataaatgacaataacaatGTATGTAAAGTTTCCTTTGGACACTGTGCAACTCCAAACATCCTCAGAACAAACAGAGCACATGAAAACATGTAGAAATGATTGTAAAAAACAATGTTTCCTACATCTAAATTCCTGCATTTgctttaatttaaattatttctgttGAAGCACTTTCGCTTTCTTTAGAGTCAGATCAAGTTCAATCAATGATTTCCCTGGACAGGATTAGGGTTTTTTTGGTTTGGGTAGGTGATGCACATATTTAGCTGtaatctttgtttgtttcaatcATTGACTTTTATCAATCCACCGCAGTCACACACGGATCATACAGTGGTATTAAAAGGTATTTCCGTGGGTGTGTTTATTACTCTTTGTCAAAGCAGTGAGAGAGGTTGttgataataaaagaaatgacCCGATTGACCTGATGAGGAAGAAACTTATATACTTAGATACGgtgaattaaaaaagaaaatatactgttttgtcatttttttccacatgtaaCTGaccagaaatgtgttttttcctaTTACCTTAAATGTGAAACATGTGCAAACAGGGACAGAAACAAAAGTAtggagtgtgtgagagagtttaATAAGAAAATACCAGCACAGAAAATCGGTTGAGACGTGTAGAAAAAAGTAATCTAACCTATTAACTGTGAAACTTATCAAGAGAGATTCTGGTGATTTCTGTAAACTTAATGTGACATATATACTTTTGCATTTCAGAAATAGTGCAGTGTTGTGCAAGTACTTTATGTTActatgtaaaacaaacacaaacaaaaatacatatttaactGTAACAAAAGTCATTAAGATAATATTTTGGTACGTCATTTCTTCACAAGCAGCATTAGAGCAACAAGACGAAACTGCATTGATTTGTGGAGGAACACGTGAGACTGTAAAAACTGGTCGGTTTATTGATTCATTCCCACGTCACGGAGAGCAAacgacagctcagctcccacaGCTTCTGCGCCAGCTCGTCGTTCTTTCCATCCGCCGAGCAGTTCGCCGGAGCGCAGTCACTGTTGGCAAAGACAAAGATCAGCgactttttatttactttataatcaaactttattttataatttacttCCTGCACATGTCTGTCCTTCTCCGTTTTCTGCTCCTTTGTTTTCTGATACAAAGGTTTTATTGTCAGGGAGTTTTTTTCCTTATCTGAATCAAAGGTTTAAGGACTGAGGGAGTAAACAGATTGATAATCGAAATAAACTTAAGAAGTTCTCTCTTTAAATCACTGTGGCCTTGCGTGTCTCTAGCATGTCGCATTAAAAACATAAGATttgtcacatttaaaacataatttgagCTTTAAATTGTTACTTACTTGTATAGTTTAcatatttgtgtcatttaaaaaaaatatttttatgatgttattttatatttcatatttagtgctataggttaccatggtaacaatacTGGGAGAACAAGTCAGACCGGGCTTGTATCCCCCAGGTGAGTGAATGAAGATCTgtgaatattaatatattaatgtatatccaatctgagagagaaagtaaTCATATAGATTTACAGAATGATAATCTGCGTGTTTTAATTAATCTTTATCagtatttataatttaattCTTCATCATTAGTTTCATCTCATTAGTATTTTAAGTTTccttttattatgtttttccttCAGGCTGAATTGTTTTATTCAGACCGGGTTTGTCTCCCTCGGATCCTGAAGCGTTggtaagcaataaaaaaaaaaaaagtcagtgaatCGACATCGGAGCTCAACATCGTCTTCCATGCAACACAGAGACTGCAGCCGTCATGGTTTTCAATGTAAAAGAGATTTAACGTGGGAATTTTgaactgtatatataaatattcaggAGCAGAGTGAACAAATGTGGATAGTTCAGGATCAGATCTTGTTGTGTatgcatataaaaataaaaaggaccTGTAGTATCCACCGCTCTCTTTCTCCAGCGATGGCTCCACTGCGCAGTAGATGGTCGTCTGAGCTCCCTGGGAGGAGTTCTTGGTGAAGGGGGTCGCCATCTTCCACAGGATCTGCTGGGGGCCGTTCAGATGACGCCATAATTCCGTCTGGACGACTCCAGGGTGGAGGGAGTACGTCGTCACACCCGTGCCTGTGAAGGAAACAAAGTGAATGAGCTTTCAAGTTTGAAGGAAATGAACGAACCAACATGAAGGAAGCAAGATAGGATGAAATAACAGATCCTCAACCTTCGAGTCGTTTCGCTAGCGAGCGTGTGAAGAGGACGTTGGCCAGCTTGCTCTGGGAGTAGGCTTTATTCTTGTCGTAACTCTTCTCGCTGTTGATGTCCTCCAGGTTGATGGAGCTCCAGTTGTGAGCCATGGAGGACACATTGACAATCCTGGCTGGTGCCGACTTTTTAATCAGGTCGAGCAACAGATACgtcaacaggaagtgacctggagaACGAGGGGGATATGACGTTAGAGAAAGCAGAGTAAAAGATAGTGTATCTTTTGAGGGATTGCAGCAAAGGTGATCtttaagaaaaaatgtttaatatcaaGAACCAACTGTGCTTTAAATGGATGGTCAAACCAAGACTTTTCTCACGTCTAAAATTCTGTCACTTgtggaaaatttaaaaaagtgaaaaagtgaatCTCCAGTAGAAGTGGCTGttgtaacagaaaaacagctggTAAAAGGTTTGGCAAAGTTAATAACAGTGCATAACATATTATCTTATATTGCACCTGGTTATACTGCACTAATAAATCCCATTAGGACCCAATAGATTAATCGCTAGGCTGTTCGACAGATATTTAAAGTTTCAGATCTTTGATTAAACGTACACTCAGTCGTCAtcatgacagaaaagaaaaattataacTGCTCAGATGAAAGAACATTTTAGTAGTTGAGTATATTTCAGCACCAGGTCTGAAACTACCAAAGGTCAGGAACAAACTGGGGACAACTTTAATGTGTTGACAACAAATCAGATaagaaaatgattttagcaAACAAGGACTAATGGgacatttcaacaaaaaaaaagctggagACTGATTCATCCAAGTTTAAAACTGTTGATTATATTCCTATTTTCACTCTGCGCTCTAATTTCAAACATATGAAGCTTtgaacaaaacacacttttgacTGAACCTTTGACTTTAACTGGCAGCGTGTGACTCACACCAGTGTCCAGGTTGTCTGTGCAGGGGTCAAGAGGCAGAGCAGTGACGACATCCGAGCAAGACGGCACAAATCATAGTGACCGAGTTTGCGAACAAGGAATTTATTAAAACTGTGGCGTTAAGACTGTTCTCTGTTAAACCTTGGCAGAATGCAATGTTCTGACAGCAGCGCgtaaaactgttttctttatcttccCGGGAGACAGTTTGTCTTATCTGACATCAGCACAGCAACCTCTAATTATATCAACACCGATCAATATTTAACAGAAAAAGGATTTTACTGCCAAATACTGATGCACAACAGATACAGGGAAGGGGTTTGACACTTAAGTAAAGTAGAACATGTTCCTCGGTTATATGTATTTGCAGTTAAATTCTGATATTTGCAAGTTAGCTTGTTTTGATATCAGTAATTTATGGTTTTAATGTGAATCCATTAAAAACAGTGAGAACATGAAGAAAGTATTATTGCATTCAAGCTATTCTGTATCGAGGAGGAACACAAAGCTGCCAAGTGGGAGGTCAAACAACGCCTCCTAGTGGATTTTAAGTGTAAGTATAGAGACTGGTGCAAGTGTGTTAATTAGGGAACCACAGGTGTAGATAACAATTTGATggtcaaatataaataaaatgcgGAAAATCGGGCTATTTTTAATGATCTTCACCACACAGATAAAATGGTTTAATTTACCCATGTGATTGACACCGATCTGCATCTCAAAGCCATCTGCTGTTTTCCCATAAGGACACACCATCACTCCAGCGTTGTTGATGAGGATGTTGAGTTTCGGTTCTCCTGTAGAAAAAGAACATCAAGAAGTTTGTAACGCTGCGGCTTTTTAAGACCCTTTTTCTAAggaacagctgtttttttgttgttgtttttttaccgTTGTTGATGGCTTCAGCGAATTCCCTTATCGACTTGCTATCTGCCAAGTCCAGTTTCATGCAAAGGACATTTTCGCTGCCCGAGCTCTCGATGATTTCCTTCACAGCGGCTCCTGCTTTCTCCATGTCCCTGCACGCTATGATGACCTTTGCCCctaaacagagaaataaaaataaaaaagcagtgAAATACAACAGAATAATACTGCTTctctgtatgcacacacactcacactctcacacacacgaaTCAATAGATACACAAGTAATGAATAAGTGAGTGGGTGGAGAGCACCCTCTCATGACAGAGGGTGTGCATTACTCAATGTTTACTATAGGCAGGAGGTTTTGTGATTGCATTCTAATGTGGAAAAGGAAATATTCTGGTTTAACAGTGTGTGCTCAATTTCACTTTGCTTTCATTTGGCCATTTGAAATCTTCCATATATCCAAGGGGTTGTGACTAAGTTTTTTGAATTCTCAGTGCTGCACATTGAAATCTGGAGTAaagaaagtcacatttttaaatattttctggttAACTTTCATGATCTTATTGTATAAATGTGGGTATTTAGGGGAAACGAGTGCATAtaagttttaatttaaacatcttttttattctctttttaaGCAGAACCTCTGTTAAGGCTAAATTAAACACTGATGCATTTGAGAAATTTTggattattttgttaaataaaaaagctgCCTGGAAGTATTTTTATATTCCTCCTTGTCAGCCACTGGAAATACATTTTGGACATatctataaaatattaaaatattaaataatataaatctaATTTTTCAGGTGGGCTGGTTCATTGTACTCCTCTAATCTGTGGATCTAAAATTCAAAATCtccttttatgaaaaacaaaggaagggttgagcaacttttttttttttttgatttctaagcatgacaaagcaaaaaaagtcatatcaAGTCAAACTCACTCTTTCTAGTGTTGACTCACCTCTCTTGGCCAGGTCGATGGCTGTCTCTTTGCCAATACCCGTGTTGGCCCCGGTGATGACCACAGTTTTGCCATCTAGCTTTAAATCAGAAGACCAGGCGGCCCGGAAGAAATTTCTAGAAATATTgagaaatcacttttttttttactgtctgaGCCAGTGAAACGGGTTTGATTTGACAAGACTTTACTTACAGAGaaacaatattttctttcataCAAGCcgcagagaaaagagaagctatgtcaacacactgacaacaccAGGGCTGTATTTATCactaaagatgaaataaaaacctaaaactaCAGGTTGGTCAGACAGTTGTGTGTAAAGACAGTCCTCACCTTAGCGCCTGCATGTCACTTTATTACAGCAGTCAGTCCCGACGCGACTAAACCTGAACACCTGAAATCAAATCTTCAATTTCCTTCTTCTTCaatttttccaaataaaaacctcaaactTCTTCAAAAAGCGTCACCTGATTGAGTACTGGTGATGCGGAAGTGTCATTAAATGTATTCTACTAATGTTGGAGCTACTGCGATTTTTAGCCAATCGGATCCGAGGCTGTCGCTCTCGGAGAACGCTGATTGGTTATGGTTTTCAGATCGGGCCCGCCCTCTGCGGTGTGTGTATTCGTTTATGAATGCGGGCTGCGCCGGATGGGTGGGGAGTCCGTCCGTCTAATAAAAAgaaagtacttttttttatttattcattatttatgaaGCATTTGTAGCATTATGGCATAAACAAAAGCTAATCGGAGTCAAACCGGAAGTCCAATCAATGAAATAAGAATGGAGGTGTAGGTTAAGGCTAATTTGAccttatttgaaaataaaataaaatataaaataaaataaaatacaattaaataaaatagataattatcaaaaaataaaaaaatata
This DNA window, taken from Seriola aureovittata isolate HTS-2021-v1 ecotype China chromosome 20, ASM2101889v1, whole genome shotgun sequence, encodes the following:
- the LOC130161254 gene encoding uncharacterized protein LOC130161254 isoform X1, with the protein product MEEAEDGIAVVGIGCNFPGGEGLDNFWKVLVDGRNCSVPIPKERFDLAGWYDPDDNKAGKSRTAKAALIDGFNEFDHKFFGISDSEVEQMDPQQKQLLQCVYRSLEDAGIPMEKASGTRTGVFFGLMNRDYETNAAHVHPSVINHWTGTGLAMSIAANRVSYIFNFTGPSMSIDCACSSSLVALHLACQSIKQGDCDMAVCGGVNCIIEPRVFVALSKAKMISPEGTSKPFSNRANGYGRGEGCGVVLLKPLKKAIQDHDHIWGIVSKTAVNQDGHMVTPITKPSMTQQEELLRRIYSESDLADVQYIEAHGTGTPVGDPTEAGSISNVIAKARAPGSEALRIGSVKSNIGHTESAAGVAGLIKVLLMMKHETIVPTVFYSEETASVDAKALNIKVPKEAEKWEASGARIAGVNNFGFGGTNAHAIVKQYKQSPTRQKNNETQPKYFVMSANSTKSLSLMMEDTVKQLETDSGIDLDSLLYTSACRRSHLKHKYRKAVTVSSVVDLKEKIRVALSKNVSPSQSDPRLVFVFCGNGVTYHGMCKQLLQHEPVFRDKIKETAQLFQRLSALNILETLESESESADFKNPEVVQPLLFAIQVGITTLLRRWGVKPDAILGHSVGEVAAAHCSGLLSLEDAVKVIHVRSTLQSKVTGGKMLVIGNMAVSEVTALLPRYSGRACLAAFNSPQSCTLSGDADAIKSLHEELSTSANSQNLFLRVLDVPAAYHSHMMDAILPEIEETLGSLQVNDLDTELFSTVTGKEIEQEDFCTGEYWAGNIRKPVAFEQAVRSAAKGMKNTVFVEIGPRRALQRNIMETLGNNTAVLASVQPEKDHETMTSVVSKLFELGVQVDWNTFYRGYKTMPLPFPKYKFDCSDRDVIIGAAQKNTASNHPVLCQTGSESNIFSCDLMSDSCFYLREHKHNNIPIIPGAFYAELGLAAVMATAKPKVPLNSLQLVVNFHSPCVLTPNSPEVKVQLEQTEKETSFRVFSPSAMYASGTVVSKRERLIDEQHISLSSIYKRCKSVVSFQEFYGYLSQGGFQYGDVFQNKATVHYGEHLKEAFAVVSVPEELRPQLHDYCIHPVVLDFLMQLLPVTVEHIFDGRPGFPAKIGSLTVFEPLQEEMIVYLRATDVGTDHFEVCGCFADREGRVLVEVKHVIMKYLGSHSHVVEEYFYHNAFSVVPESITYAPPPKALVFFDRIGISKGLQQYLDSRSRYISFTHAKDILSHGFPSLLAKLDITDIGKNFDEVLFLWGKENLTSLAADVVLQNLVNCCEIFRQIVLELKQIHFPHSIRAVTYCSSDITLDYISPGFALAGMTRSFAAEIPDLSFQLIDIGTVSAKDIAALSQVLQSCPCNKYPELVVKDGLILKPSIVRTPPKITDSSGGSFTSTMPEPCILQTADAHKITQVSAILFDEGAQPISNAYVEIRPSKICVHSSDYFPVSASHLTFGQTLYWNKHSSQNHKLLALDFSGTVTAVGKDVKKLKVGDHIASCYPVVAANRVRVPEDVCYSTKRFSFLHRTPCVSYFVLAWEILHRALPKAKHHLGIISSVPNSALTKVLTLTSCKSGWNVVVGTQCNGSFVDVNQIDAFVVLPPFDESLFGKICDFPGVQHVVIVCESQAQGSLAQDVLHSVKESVHVQTIQMPVILQKGSLRAQRPHIHHWLKSLNLSTKFALKSFTFQGVKSDSIKSLHFEEPESYFNSEKLAVVSLEKDVSGAVSEIPLLPTKKKLFQRRAVYVVAGGLSGLGFETVKFISQRGGEYIVILSRSRPTPDVQQELHNVENQCGNCISSMECDISISEQVHKVISVIGQKFPGCPIKGVFHSAVVLHDGLIETLDGSLYEKVLKPKVNGALNLHHATRHCQLDFFVCYSSISAFLGNASQTNYAAANTFLDMFCQYRRKLALPGQSINWGALNLGLLLNKEHFQRFLEAKGMMVLNVAEIHKSLEQCLVLNRPQQAVCRFHFRNIRYNILSQNAALTMRLSALVKEAFQKSKDMDSQTKQAKSVSPKEYVVSLLTETIGMDESELKDESPLSSLGIDSMQAMTLQNLIFQERGVNVPLVKLLDPNATLSTVVAILSEGAEGEDASDNPQTLMDIIVVANMTPNNLHLGNMYKVFVFIFVSS